A section of the Pseudomonadota bacterium genome encodes:
- a CDS encoding CBS domain-containing protein produces the protein MKTAYVKDWMGTPAVSIGPRESLADAHRLMTDHSIRRLPVMEGNKLVGIVTLTDVLEAEPSDATSLSVFEVSYLLGRLEVRKIMSADPITVSPDTKLTEAAALMLKHKLGGFPVMEGVKLVGVITESDIFRAFVQLMDE, from the coding sequence ATGAAAACCGCCTATGTCAAAGACTGGATGGGCACCCCAGCCGTCAGCATCGGCCCCAGGGAAAGCCTGGCCGACGCCCATCGCTTGATGACTGACCACAGCATCCGGCGCCTGCCCGTGATGGAGGGTAATAAGCTGGTTGGGATCGTGACCCTCACCGATGTGCTCGAGGCCGAGCCCTCGGATGCGACCAGTCTCAGCGTCTTTGAAGTCAGCTATCTGTTGGGGCGCCTGGAAGTCCGCAAGATCATGAGCGCCGATCCGATCACGGTCTCACCGGATACCAAGCTGACCGAAGCGGCGGCGCTGATGCTCAAGCACAAGCTGGGCGGTTTTCCTGTCATGGAAGGCGTCAAGCTGGTGGGCGTGATCACCGAATCGGATATCTTCCGCGCCTTCGTGCAGCTGATGGACGAATAG